Sequence from the Longimicrobium sp. genome:
ATCTTCAAGGTCCCGGCCGAGCCGGGGCTCACGCAGGTGGTGCTGGGGCACTCCGCCCTGGCCGAGGCCATCCGCCCCACCACCGTCAAGAACCTGTTCCTGCTCACCGCGGGAACGCTGCCGCCCAACCCGGCCGAGCTGCTGGGGAGCGACCGCATGCAGGAGGTGATCGCCGAGCTGCAGGGCGCCTTCGACATGGTGGTGTTCGACACCCCGCCCGTGCTGGCGGCCTCGGACGGCGTGGTGCTGGCGGCCGGCGTCGACGGCGTGGTGCTGGTGGTCCGGGCGGCGAGCACCGCCCGCGGGGCGGCGCAGCACGCGCTGCGGCAGCTGGGCGCCGTGGGCGCCCGGGTGCTGGGCGTGGTGCTGAACGACCCCGAGGGCCGCATGCCCACCTACGGCGGCTACGGCGACTACAACTACTACTACGCGGCCTACGCCGCGGTGGGCGAGCCCACCCCCAACGGCAAGCGGCGCGAGCACGCCTCCGTCTGATCGCGGCCGCCCCCCGCCCGCCCCGTGCGGACGGGGGGCGCCGCACCCTCGCAGCGATCGCCCGGCCAAGCCCGGAAGGAAATCCATGCCGAACCTGTACCGCGCCCTGGTGGACATTCCCCACCGGCTGCAGCGGCTGACCGCCGGCGCGTACCGCCCGGAGATCGACGGGCTGCGCTTCTTCGCCATCGCCATCGTGCTGCTGGGCCACCTGGCCTCGCGCGTGGAGAAGTTCCTGGCCCGGTCGTCGC
This genomic interval carries:
- a CDS encoding CpsD/CapB family tyrosine-protein kinase, translating into IFKVPAEPGLTQVVLGHSALAEAIRPTTVKNLFLLTAGTLPPNPAELLGSDRMQEVIAELQGAFDMVVFDTPPVLAASDGVVLAAGVDGVVLVVRAASTARGAAQHALRQLGAVGARVLGVVLNDPEGRMPTYGGYGDYNYYYAAYAAVGEPTPNGKRREHASV